A part of Variovorax sp. HW608 genomic DNA contains:
- a CDS encoding M20 aminoacylase family protein, translating into MKLLDSLVAQAPGMATVRRDLHAHPELCFQEVRTSDVVAAKLTEWGIPIHRGLGTTGVVGIVRNGTSDRAVGLRADMDALPVTELNTFEHASKHHGKMHACGHDGHTTMLLAAAQHLAKHRNFDGTVYLIFQPAEEGGGGAREMIKEGLFEQFPMEAVFGMHNWPGMEAGQFAVSPGPVMASSNQFHIVVRGKGGHAALPHTSIDPVPIACEMVQAFQTILTRNMKPVDAGVISVTMFHAGEAPTVTPNDAELRGTVRTFTIEVLDLIESRMRQIAESICAAHGAEVDFEFIRTYPPTINTKAEADFARRVVAGIVGAENVLVQEPAMTAEDFSFMLQARPGAYAFIGNGDGTHRDMHHGAGPCTLHNASYDFNDNLIPLGATMWVQLAEQYLNTPRAPGGKPA; encoded by the coding sequence ATGAAACTTCTCGATTCCCTCGTCGCCCAGGCCCCCGGCATGGCCACGGTGCGGCGCGACCTGCACGCCCACCCCGAACTCTGCTTCCAGGAAGTCCGCACCTCCGACGTGGTCGCGGCCAAGCTGACCGAGTGGGGCATCCCGATCCATCGCGGGCTCGGCACCACGGGCGTCGTCGGCATCGTCAGGAACGGCACCAGCGACCGCGCGGTCGGGCTGCGCGCGGACATGGACGCATTGCCGGTCACCGAGCTCAACACCTTCGAGCATGCGAGCAAGCACCACGGCAAGATGCACGCCTGCGGTCACGACGGCCACACCACGATGCTGCTCGCCGCGGCGCAGCATCTGGCCAAGCACCGCAATTTCGACGGCACGGTCTACCTGATCTTCCAGCCGGCCGAGGAAGGCGGCGGCGGCGCGCGCGAGATGATCAAGGAGGGGCTGTTCGAGCAGTTCCCCATGGAGGCCGTCTTCGGCATGCACAACTGGCCCGGCATGGAGGCCGGCCAGTTCGCGGTCAGCCCCGGGCCGGTGATGGCGTCGAGCAACCAGTTCCACATCGTCGTGCGCGGCAAGGGCGGCCATGCGGCGCTGCCGCACACCAGCATCGACCCGGTGCCGATCGCCTGCGAGATGGTGCAGGCCTTCCAGACCATCCTCACGCGCAACATGAAGCCGGTGGATGCGGGCGTCATCTCGGTCACGATGTTCCATGCGGGCGAAGCCCCGACCGTGACGCCGAACGATGCCGAGCTGCGCGGCACGGTGCGCACCTTCACGATCGAGGTGCTGGACCTCATCGAGTCGCGCATGCGGCAGATCGCCGAGAGCATCTGCGCGGCGCACGGCGCAGAGGTGGACTTCGAGTTCATCCGCACCTACCCGCCCACGATCAACACGAAGGCCGAAGCCGACTTCGCGCGGCGCGTGGTGGCCGGCATCGTCGGCGCCGAGAACGTGCTGGTGCAGGAACCCGCGATGACCGCCGAGGACTTCTCGTTCATGCTGCAGGCCAGGCCGGGCGCCTATGCCTTCATCGGCAACGGCGACGGCACGCACCGCGACATGCACCACGGCGCCGGCCCCTGCACCTTGCACAACGCGAGCTACGACTTCAACGACAACCTGATCCCGCTCGGCGCGACGATGTGGGTGCAACTGGCCGAGCAATACCTCAACACACCCAGGGCGCCTGGAGGGAAGCCGGCGTGA
- a CDS encoding M14 family metallopeptidase, with amino-acid sequence MIGIGEAFSSRYFLARQKFLQACASAGLAVRSHVHPLKGRDGEELSMDVALEGNPSAERMLLVTSGCHGVEGHCGSGVQVFALHDDEWREKARSQGVAVLYVHALNPHGFSHGRRVTNENVDLNRNFFDFEQPLPVNEAYASLHPLLLPEAWPPTEENNAAIAAWIAQHGPAAYQAAVTRGQYQFEDGLFFGGNAPTWSNKTFRDVLRTHGQRARRLAWIDIHTGLGPNGIGERIFACRDDKQAFARADAWWGSPGTPVTSIYDGSSASAFLTGLNWSAIYEECPKAEYTGMALEYGTEPLLEVMAALRGDHWLHNHPHAPEELATSIRAAMLQAFYTDTDAWRGQIVSQARQAMFQAVDGLTAGA; translated from the coding sequence GTGATCGGCATCGGCGAAGCCTTCTCTTCGCGCTACTTCCTCGCGCGCCAGAAGTTCCTGCAGGCCTGCGCGAGCGCGGGGCTCGCGGTGCGTTCGCATGTGCATCCGCTGAAGGGCCGCGACGGCGAGGAGCTTTCGATGGACGTGGCGCTCGAGGGCAATCCGAGTGCCGAACGCATGCTGCTCGTGACCAGCGGCTGCCACGGCGTCGAGGGCCACTGCGGCAGCGGCGTGCAGGTCTTCGCGCTGCACGACGACGAGTGGCGCGAGAAGGCGCGCTCGCAGGGTGTCGCGGTGCTCTATGTGCATGCGCTCAACCCGCACGGGTTTTCGCACGGACGGCGCGTGACCAACGAGAACGTCGACCTCAACCGCAACTTCTTCGACTTCGAGCAGCCGCTGCCGGTGAACGAGGCCTATGCGAGCCTGCATCCGCTGCTGCTGCCCGAGGCGTGGCCGCCGACGGAAGAGAACAACGCGGCGATCGCGGCGTGGATCGCGCAGCATGGCCCCGCGGCCTATCAGGCGGCGGTCACGCGCGGCCAGTACCAGTTCGAGGACGGCCTGTTCTTCGGCGGCAACGCACCGACGTGGAGCAACAAGACCTTCCGCGACGTGCTGCGCACGCACGGCCAGCGCGCGCGCCGGCTCGCCTGGATCGACATCCACACCGGACTCGGGCCCAACGGCATCGGCGAACGCATCTTCGCCTGCCGCGACGACAAGCAGGCCTTCGCGCGTGCCGATGCATGGTGGGGTTCGCCGGGCACGCCGGTGACCTCGATCTACGACGGCTCGTCGGCCTCCGCCTTCCTGACCGGGCTCAACTGGAGCGCGATCTACGAAGAATGTCCGAAGGCCGAATACACCGGCATGGCGCTCGAATACGGCACCGAGCCGCTGCTCGAAGTCATGGCCGCGCTGCGCGGCGACCACTGGCTGCACAACCATCCTCATGCACCCGAGGAACTCGCGACCTCGATCCGCGCCGCGATGCTGCAGGCCTTCTACACCGACACCGATGCGTGGCGCGGCCAGATCGTCAGCCAGGCGCGGCAGGCGATGTTCCAGGCTGTCGATGGGTTGACCGCAGGCGCTTGA
- a CDS encoding type III pantothenate kinase: MAFLAIDIGNTRLKWSLYDAARPGAGLLAHGAEFLDHIERLAEGPWADLPAPASMLGCVVAGDAVRRRAEEQVVERFDCSPRWVVSSAAEAGIVNGYDHPTRLGADRWVAMIGARHRMLSQGPARPMVVVMIGTAVTVEAVDINGKFLGGLILPGHGIMLRALESGTAGLHVPTGEVREFPTNTSDALTSGGTYAIAGAVERMVQHVRAHCHAEPACYMTGGAGWKMAPSMNGEFELVDSLIMDGLLVIAEERMLPG, from the coding sequence ATGGCATTCCTCGCGATCGACATCGGCAACACCCGCCTCAAGTGGTCACTCTATGACGCGGCGCGACCCGGCGCCGGCCTGCTGGCGCATGGCGCGGAGTTCCTCGATCACATCGAGCGCCTCGCCGAAGGGCCCTGGGCCGATCTCCCGGCTCCCGCGTCGATGCTCGGCTGCGTGGTGGCCGGCGACGCGGTGCGGCGACGCGCCGAAGAGCAGGTGGTCGAGCGCTTCGATTGCTCGCCGCGCTGGGTGGTGTCGAGCGCCGCGGAAGCCGGCATCGTCAACGGCTACGACCATCCGACGCGCCTGGGCGCCGACCGCTGGGTCGCGATGATCGGCGCGCGGCATCGCATGCTGTCGCAGGGCCCGGCGCGGCCGATGGTGGTGGTGATGATCGGCACCGCGGTCACGGTCGAGGCCGTCGACATCAACGGCAAGTTCCTCGGCGGGCTGATCCTTCCGGGGCACGGGATCATGCTGCGTGCGCTCGAATCCGGCACCGCAGGCCTGCACGTGCCGACCGGCGAGGTGCGCGAGTTTCCGACCAACACCAGCGATGCGCTCACCAGCGGCGGCACGTACGCGATCGCGGGCGCGGTGGAGCGCATGGTCCAGCATGTGCGCGCGCACTGCCATGCGGAGCCGGCCTGTTACATGACCGGCGGCGCGGGATGGAAGATGGCGCCGAGCATGAACGGCGAGTTCGAGCTGGTCGACAGCCTCATCATGGATGGGCTGCTCGTGATCGCTGAAGAGCGCATGCTCCCCGGCTGA
- the lysM gene encoding peptidoglycan-binding protein LysM codes for MGLLSFIKEAGEKLFGASAAEAATATPDAEQAAAAAIKTYIETQNLGLTDLGVTYSAANGLVTLSGSAPSQEASEKASLAAGNVANVTQVDNNLVAPPAEPAQYHDVVRGDTLSAISKKYYGDANKYNAIFEANKPMLSNPDKIYPGQKLRIPKL; via the coding sequence ATGGGTTTGCTGAGTTTCATCAAGGAAGCAGGAGAAAAGCTGTTCGGCGCTTCGGCGGCAGAGGCCGCCACTGCGACGCCGGATGCGGAGCAGGCCGCTGCTGCGGCGATCAAGACCTACATCGAGACGCAGAATCTCGGGCTCACGGACCTCGGGGTGACCTATTCGGCCGCGAACGGCCTGGTGACGCTGTCGGGCAGCGCGCCTTCGCAGGAAGCGAGCGAGAAGGCCTCGCTCGCCGCGGGCAACGTGGCGAACGTGACGCAGGTCGACAACAACCTCGTCGCGCCGCCCGCCGAACCGGCGCAATACCATGACGTGGTCAGGGGCGACACCCTCTCGGCCATCTCGAAGAAGTACTACGGCGACGCCAACAAGTACAACGCGATCTTCGAGGCCAACAAGCCCATGCTCTCGAACCCGGACAAGATCTATCCGGGCCAGAAGCTGCGGATTCCAAAACTCTAG
- a CDS encoding rhodanese-like domain-containing protein — protein sequence MTQPESNSPSAHPSAQERFGVRPAAGYAGDVTPEQAAQWLTSGEGVLVDVRTDAEREWVGYVPGAVGLAWKQWPGMALNSGFDEGVRASVPAGKKALMLCRSGVRSIAAARRATELGIEAYNILEGFEGDADEEGHRGRKGGWRLRGLPWKQN from the coding sequence ATGACCCAACCGGAATCGAACTCGCCATCGGCCCATCCATCCGCTCAGGAGCGATTCGGCGTCAGGCCCGCGGCAGGCTATGCCGGCGACGTGACGCCCGAGCAGGCCGCGCAGTGGTTGACGAGCGGCGAGGGCGTGCTCGTCGATGTGCGCACCGACGCGGAACGCGAGTGGGTCGGCTACGTGCCGGGCGCCGTCGGGCTTGCGTGGAAGCAGTGGCCGGGGATGGCGCTCAACAGCGGCTTCGACGAAGGCGTGCGCGCTTCGGTGCCGGCAGGCAAGAAGGCGCTGATGCTGTGCCGCAGCGGCGTTCGCTCGATCGCGGCCGCCAGGCGCGCGACCGAACTCGGCATCGAGGCCTACAACATCCTCGAAGGCTTCGAGGGCGATGCCGATGAAGAGGGCCATCGCGGCCGCAAAGGCGGCTGGCGCCTGCGCGGCCTGCCCTGGAAGCAGAACTAG
- a CDS encoding extracellular catalytic domain type 1 short-chain-length polyhydroxyalkanoate depolymerase: MNSLLDRLARTARRLAWRAGRALHGMGLAQTPHAAHEPAADEWVDGLFAHQHRSVAYKLFVPRRNTGQRRPLVLMLHGCNQNPEDFATGTRMNRLAHAHGFLVLYPAQTRHANAHRCWNWFKPQHQQRDRGEPALLAALTRFVMSEREVDPARVYVAGLSAGGAMADILGRTHPDLFAAVGVHSGVPAGAASDLVSALAAMKAGRAGAGERPRMPTIVFHGDADKTVHPRNGEHVVAAALAGQEGASRAGESRTQSRNGRSVTRRTYADAHGRATVEHWMLHDGGHAWAGGSPEGSFTDPAGPDASAEMLRFFLAHPRSDRQAANAA, encoded by the coding sequence GTGAATTCGCTTCTCGATCGACTGGCGCGCACCGCGCGCCGCCTCGCCTGGCGTGCCGGGCGCGCGCTGCACGGCATGGGCCTCGCGCAGACGCCGCACGCCGCGCACGAACCCGCCGCCGACGAGTGGGTCGATGGGCTCTTCGCGCACCAGCACCGCTCCGTCGCCTACAAGCTCTTCGTGCCGCGCAGGAACACGGGCCAGCGGCGTCCGCTCGTGCTCATGCTGCACGGCTGCAACCAGAATCCGGAGGACTTCGCCACCGGCACGCGGATGAACCGGCTCGCGCACGCGCATGGCTTTCTGGTGCTGTACCCGGCGCAGACGCGGCATGCCAATGCGCATCGCTGCTGGAACTGGTTCAAGCCCCAGCACCAGCAGCGCGATCGCGGCGAGCCGGCGCTGCTCGCGGCGCTCACCCGATTCGTGATGTCGGAGCGCGAGGTCGACCCGGCGCGCGTGTACGTCGCGGGTCTCTCGGCCGGCGGCGCGATGGCCGACATCCTCGGGCGCACGCACCCTGATCTGTTCGCCGCGGTCGGCGTCCATTCCGGTGTGCCCGCGGGCGCCGCGAGCGATCTCGTGTCGGCACTGGCGGCGATGAAGGCCGGCCGCGCCGGCGCCGGCGAACGCCCCCGGATGCCGACCATCGTGTTCCATGGCGATGCCGACAAGACCGTCCATCCGCGCAACGGCGAGCATGTGGTCGCTGCGGCGCTCGCGGGCCAGGAGGGCGCATCGCGCGCCGGGGAATCGCGCACGCAATCGCGCAATGGCCGCAGCGTGACACGCCGCACCTACGCGGACGCGCACGGCCGCGCCACCGTCGAGCACTGGATGCTGCACGACGGCGGCCATGCATGGGCCGGCGGGAGCCCGGAAGGCTCGTTCACCGATCCGGCGGGGCCCGACGCGAGCGCGGAGATGCTGCGCTTCTTCCTGGCCCATCCGCGCAGCGATCGCCAGGCCGCGAACGCGGCCTGA
- a CDS encoding DUF6600 domain-containing protein, giving the protein MNPRNSLLPRRAAGWLLGLSMLFVGLNAAAQQDPPGRVGRLNFQQGTVSVSPAGDDNWYRADPNRPLIAGDRLWTDRSSRAEIYVGSTAVRLDEQTAVTLSELDDQTLRITATQGDLQMRVRDELAGQRIEVGTANLAAVIEGPGDYRIDTDPGAGTTRVAVAAGSVMLFGENGESMPLDAHQQLTVSGRNLAADNGAPPRGSGDFDRWVAERDRLDDQSVSARYVPRDMLGYQQLDAYGDWQSDPTYGDVWYPRGVDASWAPYQYGQWVEIAPWGWTWVDAAPWGFAPMHYGRWARIGTRWCWVPGRHHARPVYAPALVGFVGGGVAGANIAISGGRQGVGWFPLAPGEAWRPGYRASQRYVDAVNRAALASRVPATNVAFANRQMPGAVTVVPADVFGRGPVGRRDLVQVPQDRLTGVPVGMGAPIPLRGGGSGEQRGGFGRPVAPPPAAIQAAQQHQFQQALQAQQLQRQQTEMQQRAAAQAMQAQTQQMQQAQRQQLETQQRAAAQAVQAQQLQQAQRQQQEAQQRAAAQALQAQQAQQVQQAQRAQAEAQQRAAAQAVQAQRQQQEAQQRAAAQALQAQQAQQVQQAQRVQAEAQERAAQAMQAQRQQQEAQQRAAAQAAQAQQAQQLQLQRQQMEAQQMQQAQRQQQEAQRQQMEAQQRAAAQAMQAQQQRQQMEMQQRAAQAQAQQMQQLQQQQQQQQQQQAAMRAQQQQAQQMLQAQQQQAMRQAQEARQRGMGRPGQEQGQPDRP; this is encoded by the coding sequence ATGAATCCACGCAATTCCCTCCTTCCACGCCGCGCGGCCGGCTGGCTGCTGGGACTGTCGATGCTCTTCGTCGGCCTGAATGCCGCAGCGCAGCAAGACCCGCCGGGGCGTGTGGGCCGGCTCAACTTCCAGCAGGGCACCGTGAGCGTGTCGCCGGCCGGTGACGACAACTGGTACCGGGCCGACCCGAACCGTCCGCTGATCGCGGGCGACCGGCTGTGGACCGACCGCAGCTCGCGCGCCGAGATCTACGTCGGATCGACCGCGGTCCGGCTCGACGAGCAGACCGCCGTCACCCTGTCCGAACTCGACGACCAGACGCTTCGCATCACCGCCACGCAGGGCGACCTGCAGATGCGCGTGCGCGATGAACTCGCCGGCCAGCGCATCGAGGTCGGCACCGCGAACCTGGCCGCGGTCATCGAGGGCCCCGGCGACTACCGTATCGACACCGATCCGGGCGCCGGCACGACGCGCGTGGCCGTCGCGGCGGGCAGCGTCATGCTGTTCGGCGAGAACGGCGAATCGATGCCACTGGACGCACACCAGCAGCTGACGGTGTCGGGCCGCAATCTGGCGGCGGACAACGGCGCGCCGCCGCGCGGTTCGGGCGATTTCGATCGCTGGGTCGCGGAGCGCGACCGCCTCGACGATCAATCGGTTTCCGCGCGCTACGTGCCGCGCGACATGCTCGGCTACCAGCAGCTCGACGCCTATGGCGACTGGCAGAGCGACCCGACCTATGGCGACGTCTGGTATCCGCGCGGCGTGGATGCGAGCTGGGCACCGTACCAGTACGGCCAGTGGGTCGAGATCGCCCCCTGGGGCTGGACCTGGGTCGACGCCGCCCCGTGGGGCTTCGCGCCCATGCACTACGGCCGCTGGGCGCGCATCGGCACACGCTGGTGCTGGGTGCCGGGCCGACACCATGCGCGGCCGGTGTACGCGCCCGCGCTGGTGGGCTTCGTGGGCGGCGGCGTCGCCGGCGCCAATATCGCGATCAGCGGCGGCCGGCAGGGCGTGGGCTGGTTCCCGCTTGCACCGGGCGAAGCCTGGCGGCCGGGGTACCGCGCGAGCCAGCGCTATGTCGACGCTGTCAACCGCGCCGCGCTCGCATCGCGCGTGCCGGCGACCAACGTCGCGTTCGCCAACCGGCAGATGCCGGGCGCAGTCACGGTCGTGCCGGCGGATGTCTTCGGGCGTGGCCCGGTCGGACGGCGCGACCTGGTCCAGGTTCCGCAGGACCGGCTCACGGGCGTGCCGGTCGGCATGGGCGCGCCGATTCCGCTGCGCGGAGGTGGCAGCGGCGAGCAGCGCGGCGGCTTCGGCCGGCCGGTCGCGCCGCCACCCGCGGCGATCCAGGCGGCGCAGCAGCATCAGTTCCAGCAGGCCTTGCAGGCGCAGCAGCTTCAGCGGCAGCAGACCGAGATGCAGCAGCGCGCCGCCGCGCAGGCCATGCAGGCCCAGACGCAGCAGATGCAGCAGGCCCAGCGGCAGCAACTGGAAACCCAGCAGCGCGCCGCCGCGCAGGCGGTACAGGCGCAGCAGCTCCAGCAGGCGCAGCGCCAGCAGCAGGAGGCGCAGCAACGTGCGGCCGCACAGGCGTTGCAGGCCCAGCAGGCCCAACAAGTCCAGCAAGCGCAGCGCGCGCAGGCGGAAGCCCAGCAACGCGCCGCGGCGCAAGCCGTGCAGGCCCAACGCCAGCAGCAGGAAGCCCAGCAGCGCGCTGCCGCACAGGCCTTGCAAGCCCAGCAGGCGCAGCAGGTCCAGCAAGCGCAGCGCGTGCAGGCGGAAGCACAGGAGCGCGCCGCGCAGGCCATGCAGGCCCAGCGCCAGCAGCAGGAAGCCCAGCAGCGTGCGGCCGCACAAGCCGCCCAGGCCCAGCAAGCGCAACAGCTTCAGCTGCAGCGCCAGCAGATGGAGGCGCAGCAGATGCAGCAGGCACAGCGCCAGCAGCAGGAGGCGCAGCGCCAGCAGATGGAGGCGCAGCAACGCGCCGCCGCACAGGCCATGCAGGCGCAGCAGCAGCGCCAGCAGATGGAGATGCAGCAGCGCGCGGCACAGGCGCAGGCCCAGCAGATGCAGCAGCTCCAGCAGCAGCAGCAGCAGCAACAGCAACAGCAGGCGGCGATGCGGGCCCAGCAACAGCAGGCACAGCAGATGCTCCAGGCGCAGCAGCAACAGGCGATGCGGCAGGCGCAGGAAGCGCGGCAGCGCGGCATGGGCCGCCCCGGACAGGAACAGGGTCAACCGGACAGGCCCTGA
- the gorA gene encoding glutathione-disulfide reductase translates to MRTFDFDLFVIGGGSGGVRAARMAAQRGARVAVAECAELGGTCVNVGCIPKKLYSYAAGYAESFEEAPGYGWHVGETRFDWARLKANRVQEIHRLNGVYRSLLEGAGVTLVQAWAQLADAHTVQAGEKRFTAKHVLIATGGMPFVPDLPGREHVLVSDAMFDLDPFPKRLLVVGGGYIACEFASIFNGLGAEVTQVQRGAHLLNGFDEDVRDFLGREMERSGIDIRYNSEVTMVSRLESGLCALLSRGQRVEADAILFATGRVPNTQGLGLEAAGVALDARGGVLVDARYRSSVPSIFAVGDVSTRQQLTPVALAEAMVVVDTLFGQGERQLDYEFTPTAVFTHPNVGTCGYTEAGARMKFGDVTIFSSEFRALRHTLSGRKERTFMKLVVDTASDRVVGLHMVGPEAGEVVQGFAVAMRAGATKAMFDSTIGIHPTVAEEFVTMREPMPG, encoded by the coding sequence ATGCGCACCTTCGACTTCGACCTTTTCGTGATCGGCGGCGGCAGCGGCGGTGTGCGCGCGGCGCGCATGGCCGCCCAGCGCGGCGCCCGCGTGGCAGTCGCCGAATGCGCCGAGCTCGGCGGCACCTGCGTCAACGTCGGCTGCATTCCCAAGAAGCTCTACAGCTACGCGGCCGGCTATGCCGAATCCTTCGAGGAAGCGCCGGGCTACGGCTGGCATGTCGGCGAGACACGCTTCGACTGGGCGCGCCTCAAGGCCAACCGCGTGCAGGAGATCCATCGGCTCAACGGCGTCTACCGCAGCCTGCTCGAGGGCGCGGGCGTGACGCTGGTCCAGGCCTGGGCGCAGCTCGCGGATGCGCACACCGTGCAGGCCGGCGAAAAGCGATTCACCGCGAAGCACGTGCTGATCGCCACCGGCGGCATGCCCTTCGTGCCCGACCTGCCGGGGCGCGAGCATGTGCTGGTGTCCGACGCGATGTTCGACCTCGACCCCTTTCCCAAGCGGCTCCTGGTCGTGGGCGGCGGCTACATCGCGTGCGAGTTCGCCTCGATCTTCAACGGCCTGGGCGCCGAGGTCACGCAGGTGCAGCGCGGCGCGCACCTGCTCAACGGCTTCGACGAGGACGTGCGCGATTTCCTCGGCCGGGAGATGGAGCGCTCCGGCATCGACATCCGCTACAACAGCGAGGTGACGATGGTCAGCCGGCTCGAGAGCGGCCTGTGCGCCCTGCTCTCGCGCGGCCAGCGCGTGGAAGCCGACGCCATCCTCTTCGCGACCGGCCGGGTGCCCAACACGCAGGGCCTCGGCCTCGAAGCCGCGGGCGTGGCGCTCGACGCGCGCGGCGGCGTGCTCGTCGACGCGCGCTACCGAAGCTCGGTGCCTTCGATCTTCGCGGTCGGCGATGTGTCGACCCGGCAGCAGCTCACGCCGGTGGCGCTGGCCGAGGCGATGGTGGTGGTGGACACCCTCTTCGGCCAGGGCGAGCGGCAGCTCGACTACGAGTTCACGCCGACCGCCGTGTTCACGCACCCCAACGTCGGCACCTGCGGCTACACCGAGGCCGGCGCGCGCATGAAGTTCGGCGATGTCACGATCTTCTCCAGCGAGTTCCGCGCGCTGCGCCACACGCTTTCGGGCCGCAAGGAGCGCACCTTCATGAAGCTGGTCGTCGACACCGCCAGCGACCGCGTGGTGGGCCTGCACATGGTCGGCCCCGAGGCCGGCGAGGTGGTGCAGGGCTTCGCGGTCGCGATGCGGGCCGGCGCCACCAAGGCGATGTTCGACAGCACGATCGGCATCCATCCGACCGTCGCCGAAGAATTCGTCACCATGCGCGAACCGATGCCCGGCTGA
- a CDS encoding AMP nucleosidase — translation MPYMPAFIAPSRFTDPDAALEQVRLIYAGGLQHLRDAMQRFVAGETLPGRVRACYPFVRVHTHTATRQTPAANAGLSYGFVSGPGRFETTLTRPDLFRRYYREQFRLLLENHRVELEIGTSTQPIPIHFSFAENDHIEGTMSAERRALMRDVFDLPDLGAMDDGIANGTFEARPGEAQPLSLFTAARVDYSLHRLRHYSGTAPDWFQNFVLFTNYQFYIDEFVRLGHEAMADANSEYIAFIEPGNVITRRRGLSAGASELYGSLLDGTQGTPPARLPQMPGYHLVREDCTGISMVNIGVGPANAKTITDHVAVLRPHAWMMLGHCAGLRQGQQLGDYVLAHAYVREDHVLDEELPLWVPIPALSEIQLALEKAVADVTGMQGTELKKIMRTGTVASTDNRNWELLPGNQPQRRFSQSRAVALDMESATIAANGFRFRVPYGTLLCVSDKPLHGEIKLPGMANQFYRERVEQHLRIGMAAIDILRQEGSSRLHSRKLRSFAEVAFQ, via the coding sequence ATGCCGTACATGCCCGCCTTCATCGCGCCCTCCCGCTTCACCGACCCGGACGCCGCCCTCGAACAGGTCCGCCTCATCTATGCCGGGGGCCTGCAGCATCTGCGCGACGCGATGCAGCGCTTCGTCGCCGGCGAGACCCTGCCGGGGCGTGTGCGGGCCTGCTACCCCTTCGTGCGCGTGCACACGCACACCGCCACGCGGCAGACCCCGGCGGCCAATGCGGGGCTGAGCTACGGCTTCGTCTCGGGGCCGGGCCGCTTCGAGACGACGCTCACGCGGCCGGACCTGTTCCGGCGCTACTACCGCGAGCAGTTCAGGCTGCTGCTCGAAAACCACCGGGTCGAACTCGAGATCGGCACCAGCACGCAGCCGATCCCGATCCACTTCTCCTTTGCCGAGAACGACCACATCGAAGGCACGATGAGCGCCGAGCGCCGAGCCCTGATGCGCGACGTGTTCGACCTGCCGGACCTGGGCGCGATGGACGACGGCATCGCCAACGGCACCTTCGAAGCCCGGCCCGGCGAGGCGCAGCCGCTGTCTCTCTTCACAGCCGCGCGGGTCGACTACTCGCTGCACCGCCTGCGCCACTACAGCGGCACGGCGCCGGACTGGTTCCAGAATTTCGTGCTCTTCACCAACTACCAGTTCTACATCGACGAATTCGTGCGCCTCGGCCACGAGGCGATGGCCGACGCGAACAGCGAATACATCGCCTTCATCGAGCCCGGCAACGTGATCACGCGCCGCCGGGGCCTCTCGGCCGGCGCGAGCGAGCTCTACGGCAGCCTGCTGGACGGCACGCAGGGCACGCCGCCCGCGCGCCTGCCGCAGATGCCCGGCTACCACCTCGTGCGCGAGGACTGCACCGGCATCTCGATGGTCAACATCGGCGTCGGCCCGGCCAACGCCAAGACCATCACCGACCACGTCGCGGTGCTGCGCCCGCACGCCTGGATGATGCTCGGCCACTGCGCCGGACTGCGGCAGGGGCAGCAGCTCGGCGACTACGTGCTGGCGCATGCCTACGTGCGCGAGGATCACGTGCTGGACGAAGAGCTGCCGCTGTGGGTGCCGATCCCGGCGCTGTCGGAAATCCAGCTCGCGCTCGAGAAGGCGGTGGCCGATGTCACCGGCATGCAGGGCACCGAGCTCAAGAAGATCATGCGCACGGGCACCGTCGCGAGCACCGACAACCGCAACTGGGAGCTGCTGCCCGGCAACCAGCCGCAGCGCCGCTTCAGCCAGAGCCGCGCGGTGGCGCTCGACATGGAAAGCGCCACCATCGCCGCCAACGGCTTCCGCTTCCGCGTGCCCTACGGCACCCTGCTGTGCGTGAGCGACAAGCCGCTGCACGGCGAGATCAAGCTGCCGGGCATGGCCAACCAGTTCTACCGCGAGCGCGTCGAGCAGCATCTGCGCATCGGCATGGCGGCGATCGACATCCTGCGCCAGGAAGGGTCGAGCCGGCTGCACAGCCGCAAGCTGCGCAGCTTCGCGGAGGTCGCGTTCCAGTAG